The following proteins are encoded in a genomic region of Anguilla anguilla isolate fAngAng1 chromosome 15, fAngAng1.pri, whole genome shotgun sequence:
- the LOC118214558 gene encoding uncharacterized protein LOC118214558 isoform X6 codes for MRFASFCVLLAQLAASPVYSVRMFVSFGHSLTLPCHGAPSRNVDWLFQQDELPDWLHVAELHTRGISSGNGFQGRVESFHLTEPGNYSLNLSPVVYSDLGIYKCQYYNDEIILSDVKLEIRVPSNVSIAMGMSASLPCFGNINTRARAGDLDILWKRGGEKVYQLLKNTVTYGPGFENRASVSREQARYGNMSLTIRQTRFSDEDDYQCFYNSQKERGNPDSASLIVTGHPPQNLTVKASGLLSILLYTADPVRVTFSAGLGSDEVLMLVANKGPARYGERCAQRCELLAQNYTLLLWSVTLEDAGVYKVTNPETNRTISSVSLQVSGTVLLFSSLCLCRCRAQHLIGPLCYSSELWLLQSIGKIMEIIIIILI; via the exons ATGAGATTTGCAAGCTTTTGCGTTCTGTTGG CCCAGCTGGCAGCATCTCCAGTCTACTCTGTCCGCATGTTTGTGAGCTTCGGCCATTCCCTCACTCTTCCCTGCCATGGAGCCCCCAGCAGGAATGTGGATTGGTTGTTTCAGCAGGATGAGCTTCCTGACTGGCTGCATGTGGCCGAACTCCACACCCGAGGCATTTCTTCTGGAAATGGCTTCCAGGGACGGGTGGAATCCTTCCACCTAACAGAGCCGGGAAACTACAGCCTCAACCTCAGTCCTGTGGTGTACAGTGACCTCGGCATTTACAAATGCCAGTACTACAATGATGAGATCATTCTCTCAGATGTGAAACTAGAAATTAGAG tcccatCAAATGTTTCCATAGCGATGGGAATGTCCGCCAGTCTCCCCTGCTTTGGGAACATTAATACACGAGCACGTGCTGGTGATCTGGATATCCTCTggaagagaggtggagagaaagtTTACCAGCTCCTTAAGAACACCGTCACATATGGGCCCGGGTTCGAGAACAGAGCTTCAGTTTCCCGAGAACAAGCCCGCTATGGAAACATGTCTTTAACCATCAGACAGACACGGTTTTCAGATGAAGACGACTACCAGTGCTTCTACAACAgtcagaaagagagggggaaccCAGATTCTGCCAGTCTCATTGTGACAG GCCACCCACCCCAGAACCTCACAGTGAAAGCCAGTGGTTTGCTCTCCATACTGCTCTATACCGCAGACCCAGTGAGGGTAACATTCAGTGCAGGCCTTGGTTCAGATGAGGTGCTGATGCTCGTTGCAAATAAAGGCCCAGCCAGGTATGGGGAGCGTTGTGCTCAGAGATGTGAGCTTCTGGCCCAGAACTACACCCTTTTGCTGTGGAGTGTGACACTGGAGGATGCTGGAGTCTACAAGGTGACCAATCCTGAGACCAACAGGACCATCAGCTCAGTCTCTCTGCAAGTCTCAGGTACGgtcctcctcttcagctctttgtgtttgtgcagatgcaGGGCTCAGCATCTTATTGGTCCACTCTGTTATTCCTCTGAGTTATGGCTGCTGCAATCCATTgggaaaataatggaaataataataataatattaatataa
- the LOC118214558 gene encoding uncharacterized protein LOC118214558 isoform X8 — MRFASFCVLLAQLAASPVYSVRMFVSFGHSLTLPCHGAPSRNVDWLFQQDELPDWLHVAELHTRGISSGNGFQGRVESFHLTEPGNYSLNLSPVVYSDLGIYKCQYYNDEIILSDVKLEIRVPSNVSIAMGMSASLPCFGNINTRARAGDLDILWKRGGEKVYQLLKNTVTYGPGFENRASVSREQARYGNMSLTIRQTRFSDEDDYQCFYNSQKERGNPDSASLIVTGHPPQNLTVKASGLLSILLYTADPVRVTFSAGLGSDEVLMLVANKGPARYGERCAQRCELLAQNYTLLLWSVTLEDAGVYKVTNPETNRTISSVSLQVSGTVLLFSSLCLCRCRAQHLIGPLCYSSELWLLQSIGKIMEIIIIILI, encoded by the exons CCCAGCTGGCAGCATCTCCAGTCTACTCTGTCCGCATGTTTGTGAGCTTCGGCCATTCCCTCACTCTTCCCTGCCATGGAGCCCCCAGCAGGAATGTGGATTGGTTGTTTCAGCAGGATGAGCTTCCTGACTGGCTGCATGTGGCCGAACTCCACACCCGAGGCATTTCTTCTGGAAATGGCTTCCAGGGACGGGTGGAATCCTTCCACCTAACAGAGCCGGGAAACTACAGCCTCAACCTCAGTCCTGTGGTGTACAGTGACCTCGGCATTTACAAATGCCAGTACTACAATGATGAGATCATTCTCTCAGATGTGAAACTAGAAATTAGAG tcccatCAAATGTTTCCATAGCGATGGGAATGTCCGCCAGTCTCCCCTGCTTTGGGAACATTAATACACGAGCACGTGCTGGTGATCTGGATATCCTCTggaagagaggtggagagaaagtTTACCAGCTCCTTAAGAACACCGTCACATATGGGCCCGGGTTCGAGAACAGAGCTTCAGTTTCCCGAGAACAAGCCCGCTATGGAAACATGTCTTTAACCATCAGACAGACACGGTTTTCAGATGAAGACGACTACCAGTGCTTCTACAACAgtcagaaagagagggggaaccCAGATTCTGCCAGTCTCATTGTGACAG GCCACCCACCCCAGAACCTCACAGTGAAAGCCAGTGGTTTGCTCTCCATACTGCTCTATACCGCAGACCCAGTGAGGGTAACATTCAGTGCAGGCCTTGGTTCAGATGAGGTGCTGATGCTCGTTGCAAATAAAGGCCCAGCCAGGTATGGGGAGCGTTGTGCTCAGAGATGTGAGCTTCTGGCCCAGAACTACACCCTTTTGCTGTGGAGTGTGACACTGGAGGATGCTGGAGTCTACAAGGTGACCAATCCTGAGACCAACAGGACCATCAGCTCAGTCTCTCTGCAAGTCTCAGGTACGgtcctcctcttcagctctttgtgtttgtgcagatgcaGGGCTCAGCATCTTATTGGTCCACTCTGTTATTCCTCTGAGTTATGGCTGCTGCAATCCATTgggaaaataatggaaataataataataatattaatataa